The Vicia villosa cultivar HV-30 ecotype Madison, WI unplaced genomic scaffold, Vvil1.0 ctg.000181F_1_1_1, whole genome shotgun sequence genomic interval taattggaatattgaattaataattagaattataaagatctcgtgaaaataatgaataaataatggtttatggcatttgggccacatgaggaaatagtaaagatgGGGGTGTGGTTTAGTAAAACTTTCACTaatctcaatattattatttttcataaaataattgggaattgggaagaaagaacgtgaaagaacagaagttggaacgaggaacgtgacggagaactgtagagggagagaccaagaaccaagactattatccgaggtaaggggagactctccgtttaatctcttttatcgtattataggtgatagtatggattaggagtatggttggatccattgattctatattctgaattgttatttgtgttcatcattgaaatttggactgttaatccctaataactgatagattcagggtatgatgaatgaaattgattatagaatcatatattgtggttgtggatgaattcgtatgctgtttagatgtgaattttctggtttttagactcaaaatcgtggactggtatgagtaaaaacgaataggtttttggactgttacgaagttgcaggttctggGCAATTTTTCTGgtatttcgcgtatgaaacagtgccatacgcgtatgggatgaggtcatacgcgaatgagggacattccccaagggctatacgcgtatgatacgcagctgccctgtcccaaagtaccttgtgctggtgaattgcgtatgagagcgtatgaggatgctcatacgcgtatggaattttaACAGAGGAAGTTGatctgatgatacgcgtatggcaaggctgatacgcgtatgaggttgtttttaggccatttttGACTCTGaggaaatgcgtatgatacgcgtatggacgcgtatggacttgatgatacgcgtatggcttctgtatgtgaaatttctgttttgtgatttttttggaaagttcaatgatgtgtaactttcaatctgtaggcctattttgtatgctgtttgagactgtgtaaaccttgtgatgtgattctgtggtttactgatgattgattgtattgaatgatgttaatgtatatatgaacatgcttagtaatgatgatgatgatgatgaaatgagtatagatgatgctactcatagaatggtaatgatgaaagtatgttatatatatgtttgcatgcattcatgttcatttgatgagggctgtaTCTTAATGATAAGAGgatacagtgaagggcaagattcccattgtgtggaatctgtgctggcagggccgtatctggatgatgatagatcagtcggtggatgatttccactggtgatgttggtaccacatgcatagtgtcagtttcatacatgtgcatgacttgtttttaatatgatgatatatgttatatgaCGACTTGTCTGTTTATttgtggatgtgtgaatgatgatttgtctgaatatgaaacaattgggtgaatgatataactatgatatgttattatttatgatgcaataacattggttaactgtgatgagactcacccttacttgttgtcattttcagattgaggatagcggcgcgacttggtgaggattagctcataagtcggttattAGTTAtcgagtcggtgtcatgctctggtagttgtaacactgggaacgcgttgttttggagttttggattataactctattttgttttgttatttgaagtcttatacattaaatgatgaatgctgacttgatgaattaattccgCTGTGCAAAACATGACTTtggttaatgagttataatttcagacgtttcagtgaatgcatgacatgtaccaATGTGATTTTCTTtacttatgaattgtgacacctcttgcatgcttactctgatttaataattttttaattgccgtgggttattagaggggtgttacaatagtggtatcagagcatagtcggtcgttgtgaccagattCTTTgcgtcttagtgtcagtctttcctgtgtatgcgattaatacgagttattgtcgatacttttgttttgactggattgtttgtgctaagcagaacaatggctggaagaggaggaagaaatgatgatgctatcgctgaggctctgggcatgattgctggtgtgctgggagggaatgccaatggagctgcgattggtgctgacaggcagctgaacagttttcagaggaacaatcctccattgttcaaaggtacgcatgatcctgaaggtgctcagaaatggcttaaggagatcgagaggattttcagagtcattgactgtgctgaggatctcaaggtgaggtatggtactcatatgttatctgaggaggctgatgactggtggatgtcaaccagagctgaactggatgctgatggtaCAACAATTACTTGGACTGTATTTAGAagggaattcctgaggaggtattttcctgaagacgtcaggggcagaaaggaagttgaatttctggcactggttcaaggcaatatgtcggtaccagagtatgcggccaagtttgtggaactggcaaggtactatgtgcactacaatgaggatgaagccagtgagttctcgaaatgtgtcaaatttgagaatggtcttcgtgatgagatcaagcaaggtatcaggtaccagagaatccagAGATTTGTTGACCttgtagattgtagtagaatctttgaggaagataacatcaagatgaagtcatctcactctcgcgagttggttgacaagaaaggaaagaaacatatggatagaggtaagccatatggtagaggcaaagctgctgattggaagaaacccagtgggggagattccagtgctcgtatcagatgttacaattgtggcgagatgggacatcgtaggaatgagtgcaagcttgatcagaagaaatgttacaagtgcgaccaagtgggtcatattgctgctgattgcaagaagagggttgtgacttgttataactgtggtgaagagggtcacatcagtccgaattgtcctaagccgaagaagaaccaatcaggaggaaaggtttttgctttgaccgggtcagagactactccagatgacaggttgattaaaggtacgtgtttcattcatggcacacctttagttgcaattattgatactggagcaactcattcttttatttctttggattgtgctgagagatTAAATCTTgaaatatctgacataaatggaagtatggttattgacactcctgcgtcgggttcagtaactacttcgtctgcatgcctgaattgtccggttgacatttttggtagagaattcgggatggacttagtgtgccttccgttgaagcaactcgatgtaatcctgggaatgaactggttggaattcaaccgtgttcatatcaactgttttacgaagacggtaatttttcctgaagaggttagttttGATAGTCTGGAAATGATAGCTAGGcaagtgaatgaggctatcgaggatggtgcaacagtgtttatgttgttcgcattgatggatgtgaaagaaaaagtggcgggTAGCGAGTTACCtgtggtatgtgaatttccagaagtttttccaaaagaagtgaatgaattgccaccggaaagagaagtggagttttctattgatttggttccaggaactagtccagtgtcgatggcaccgtatcgtatgtcgccgtctgaattggctgaactcaagaagcagttagaggaattgcttgagaagaaatttattcgtcctagtgtttcgccatggggtgcgcctgtgttgctggtaaagaagaaagagggttccatgaggctgtgtgtggattacagacaattgaacaaggttactatcaaaaatcggtatccattgccaaggattgatgatttgatggaccagttggttggagcacgtgtgtttagtaagattgatctgaggtctgggtatcatcagatacgtgtgaaagatgacgatattcagaagactgcttttagaacgaggtatgaacattatgagtattctgtgatgccgtttggagttactaatgcacctggtgtttttatggaatatatgaacaggatctttcatccttatctcgacaagtttgtagtggtgtttatagacgatatcctgatatattccaagagtaaggaagaacatgcagagcatctcagaactgtgttagagctgttgaaagagaagcaactttttgccaaactgtcgaagtgtgaattctggttagaggaagtcacttttcttgggcatgtgatttctaagaatggtattgctgttgaccctacaaagatagaagctgtgtctcagtgggaagccccGAAGTCAGTGtcggagattcgtagttttcttggtcttgcgggttactacagaaagttcattgaaggattttcaaagttagcattgccgttaactaaactaactaggaagggacaagcttttatttgggatgccaagtgtgaagaaggattccaagagctgaagaggaggttgactagtgctcctgttttgattttgccgaatccgacataatcatttgtggtttattgtgatgcgtcactgatgggtctaggcggtgtattgatgcagaatcaacaagtagtcgcttatgcgtcgagacaactcaaagtgcatgaaaggaactaTCCGacccatgatttagagttagcagctgtagtttttgttttgaagttgtggcggcactatttgtatggttcgagatttgaggtattcagtgatcataagagtctgaagtatctcttcgatcagaaagagttgaatatgaggcagagaaggtggttagaatttttgaaagattatgattttggtttgaattaccatcctggtaaggcaaacgtcgtggctgatacattgagtaggaagaccttgcatatgtctatgctaatggtgaaggaattggatttgattgaacaattcagagacttgagtttagtgtgtgaaggtactcctactagtgtcaaattaggtatgctgaagctgactagtggtattcttgaagaaatcagagaaggtcagaaagctgatgttggattgattgataagttgactttgatcaatcgaggcaagagtggtgaattcagagtcgacaagaatggtatactgaggtttggtgaccgagtttgtgttcctgatattgatgaactacggaagcgtattttggaagaaggacaccgtagtggactGAGCATTCATCCCggcgctaccaagatgtatcatgatttgaaaaagttgttttggtggcctggtatgaagaaagaagttgctgagtttgtgtactcttgtttgacttgccagaagtcgaagattgagcatcagaaaccatttgggttgatgcaaccgatgtttattcttgagtggaagtgggatagcatatcaatggattttatttcgggtttgccgagaactgtcagaaattgtgaagctatctgggtcgtggtagacagattgacgaagtctgcacattttataccggtgagaatggattatccgatggagaagctagctcagttgtatattgagaagatagttagtctacatggtattccttcaagtatcgtgtcagacagagatctgaggtttacgtctaaattctgggaaggtttacagaaagctttgggtactaagttgagattgagttctgcttatcatccgcagactgatagacagactgagaggacgattcagtcgctagaggatttgttgcgcgcttgtgtgttagaaaaaggaggcacttgggatagttatctgcctttgattgagtttacctacaacaacagttatcattcgagtatcggtatggctccgtttgaggctttgtatggtagaaggtgtaggacgccgttgtgttggtacaaatctggtgagagtgctgtgattggtccagaaattgtacaacagactacggagaagattaagatgattcaggagaagatgaaagcttctcagagtcgtcagaagagttatcatgacaagaggaggaaaacgcttgagtttcaagagggagaccatgtgtttatgagagttactcctatgacaggtattggtcgggcattgaagtcaaagaagttgactccgcgttttattggaccgttccagatttctgaaagagtgggagaagagACATATCGTGTCGCTTTACCACCGacgcttgcaaacttgcatgatgtgtttcatgtgtctcagttgaggaaatatatttcagatccgtcccatgtgatccaagtagatgatgtacaggtgaaagacaacttgacggttgagactttacctgtgaggatagaggaccgaaggctgaaacaattgcggggcaaggaaatagctttggtcagagtagcttggggaggaccagctgagggAAATTTTacttgggagctagagagtcagatgaaagactcttatccagaactttttacctgaggtatgttttcgaggacgaaaactcttttagtgggggagagttgtaacacccgtataattttaatattaatttaattggaatattgaattaataattagaattataaagatctcgtgaaaataatgaataaataatggtttatggcatttgtgccatatgaggaaatagtaaagatgGGGGTGTGGTTTAGTAAAACTTTCACTaatctcaatattattatttttcataaaataattgggaattgggaagaaagaacgtgaaagaacagaagttggaacgaggaacgtgacggagaattgtagagggagagaccaagaaccaagacttttatccgaggtaaggggagactctccgtttaatctcttttatcgtattataggtgatagtatggattaggagtatggttggatccattgattctatattctgaattgtTATTTGTGTTCATTATTGAAATttggactgttaatccctaataactgatagattcagggtatgatgaatgaaattgattatagaatcatatactgtggttgtggatgaattcgtatgctgtttagatgtgaattttctggtttttagactcaaaatcgtggactggtatgagtaaaaacgaatgggttttcggactgttacgaagttgcaggttctggGCAATTTTTCTGgtatttcgcgtatgaaacagtgccatacgcgtatgggatgagatcatacgcgtatgagggacattccccaagggctatacgcgtatgatacgcagctgccctgtcccaaagtaccttgtgctggtgaattgcgtatgagagcgtatgaggatgctcatacgcgtatggaattttaACAGAGGAAGTTGatctgatgatacgcgtatggcaaggctgatacgcgtatgaggttgtttttaggccatttttGACTCTGaggaaatgcgtatgatacgcgtatgagggatggtgatacgcgtatggacgcgtatcgacttgatgatacgcgtatggcttctgtatgtgaaatttctgttttatgatttttttggaaagttcaatgatgtgtaactttcaatctgtaggcctattttgtatgctgtttgagactgtgtaaaccttgtgatgtgattctgtggtttactgatgattgattgtattgaatgatgttaatgtatatatgaacatgcttagtaatgatgatgatgatgatgaaatgagtatagatgatgctactcatagaatggtaatgatgaaagtatgttatatatatgtttgcatgcattcatagtcatttgatgagggctgtatcttaatgatgagaggatacagtgaagggcaagattcccattgtgtggaatctgtgctggcagggccgtatctggatgatgatagatcggtcggtggatgatttccactggtgatgttggtaccacatgcatagtgtcagtttcatacatgtgcatgacttgtttttaatatgatgatatatgttatatgaCGACTTGTCTGTTTATttgtggatgtgtgaatgatgatttgtctgaatatgaaacaattgggtgaatgatataactatgatatgttattatttatgatgcaataacattggttaactgtgatgagactcacccttacttgttgtcattttcagattgaggatagcggcgcgacttggtgaggattagctcataagtcggttattAGTTAtcgagtcggtgtcatgctctggtagttgtaacactgggaacgcgttattttggagttttggattataactctattttgttttgttatttgaagtcttatacattaaatgatgaatgttgacttgatgaattaatttCGCTGTGCAAAACATGACTTtggttaatgagttataatttcagacgtttcagtgaatgcatgacatgtaccaATGTGATTTTCTTtacttatgaattgtgacacctcttgcatgcttactctgatttaataattgtttaattgccgcgggttattagaggggtgttacaggtATCATATGAGCCCGATGAGACTGCTTGAGCCAAGATATCTAAAAATGTGATGGGcgaatttcggggtatgacactTCCGCTACAGTAAGATACTAATTGTTTGTTatatgtaggggtggcaaaacaggcccGGCCCGCGGGAAAAgtccgttttacccgcactttttcgcggggcggggtaaagttttaggcccgctctctttaaagtgcccgccccgccccgccccgtttttttgtgggcttttgcgggaatttgttttttcatagaattttactatttttaggactaaaaagccgaatgcctgcgggctttccccgccccgccctcacttttttgcggggcggggcaagggtttagacccgcactcttaaaaaagcccgccccgccccgtttttcgcgggcttttgtggggcgggcatgcccgtttgccacccctagttataTGTATCAATAATTATCTATCAGATAGTTTTATACATCAAAGCATAGAGCGCTACAGTACAAATATAGTTAAGGCGACACTATACTATGTACTAAGTGGTTATACCTTATCAAATTGTTATTTACCAATTGTCATCTTTATCAAAAACATAGACAATGTACATGACGCTACAGgatgtaaaatattaaattagGTTCTCAATCATCTCTCAATTTCACCAATATATCAATTTCAAACACAATTAATCATCTCACATTAAGGATtgtcatcaaaacctaacaattacAAAACTATGAAATTTTAGGGATTTcattctaaacatgtttctacccaTCATACATTATCATACAATCTCAATAACCATGTAAAAACCCACCCTTACATAATATTCATCATAAACCCCATTATAGAGTCATAACCCCACCTTTACCTTAGTTTGAAAACCGCTCTAATATCCGATCGAGTGCAAGCCTTTGCCCCTTTGTCTTTTTTCTCAGCAATATCAATTCCTTCTGTCAGCCAAAACCTCATTCCTCTTTTGTATGCAACTTCGCTTCACGATTTATTCCCAGCCAAAACCTTATTCTCCACAGAaacctaattttcatatattCTTTCTATTCCTTTAATCCaataaatccaaataataataatataattactattattccaataatactcTTGGGCTTAATATTACACCTCCAAATTGCTTCATACCACCCACCACTAAaccaacttaaataaataaaagtccaataataatattatttctaatattatttctctaacaTATCAAACCTTATTAATCTCCGATTAACCGACTAAATAATCCAATTATGCCGATAATTCTCAAACTTCGACTAAATTCCAATAACTAAATCctcaaataatttaattaaataattaattaaattcggggcgttacacccTGCATGGATTAGGCTCATGCAACAATCTGCCCTAGGAATATGTAACTTCAACGAGTAGTTAGATTCCTTAGATTAGGTCTTTATGAGAGGAACCTTTTTGTAGCCTCTTGGATCATATGTCTGTTTGAGATTTATTaagcatattattattattattatcttatttaattGTTCTTGAGTTTAATGCTTTCCGTTCATTTACGAGCGCTACGAATAGATATAGATGCGTACGAATTTCTTATTGTTAGTCTACTTATCTGATCTAGGGAAATTATTCAACTTTGTAATTAACTAGGAATAGTTAGTTATTGAGTAAATTAGTGAGTTGTACACCAAGGAATTAGATGCATGTGTCTTGTTAATTTTCTGTAGGATAATAATATAATTGTAATTCGATTAATACACAGTTCATCAACAGATAAATTAGGGGATTTGAAATAAAGATCTAATCATCACCATTCATTATCGTACTATAATCCGAAAATTTTCTCGTCTTATATTCGTAACCAAATCATTATTAAAATACCTCtgttgttattattttaattcaCACGTAGTTACCTAGTTTTAATTTGCAATTGATGTGGAGACgaacttataaattttattactttGATACGTTTAGTACACTTGCTAAAGTGCCATCATGAAACAAAGTAAGTGAGCTCAAGCAATCTCTATACCCTAATGAAATAATGCGAGAATGAAAGAAAATCTGGACTTCAATCTCATAAGAAGGATAGATCAAACAAGCAAAACcaatattagtaaaaaaaatcgtTTGAGATTGTTTCGAAGACAACACGAAGTGCTCTCGAGAAAcgattaatagaaaaataaaacatattcttGAAGCTCATaggaaaatgacaaaaaaaaaaacttcggaaagTCCTTTATATCTGGCTCTAGCACTTAGGGTCATGCGAGCAAAAACTCGCTACTAACGGTGGATAGCTTCTCAGAACAAAGCACTCAAGCAATCTAAGGAGGTGTAACGTTGCTGTTTGTCAATAAAAAAGTGTCAATCTCTTAGAGATGTGTTACAACTTCCAAGAGTAGCACTTAATGCATCCATTCCCCTAAAGCAGCAGCGTTCCATCTAAGACGTTCACAAACTCTCGCCCTACAACGCTTGGACAAGGACTGAGGGGGCAATTATTTTAAGTCAGCCGCAAAACCCAATAAGCAAATGCCGGAATAGCAAAATAAGCGAGTATTGCATGAAGAGTAATCAGCCTCATTTTTCTCTGCGTCACAAAATATCTATCACGagaaggggacaacttctctacccatcataaaaagttaggtagtgtaccttcaacaaatcacattgcatcatttagttttatcttatttaattaattattaaatagtattttttttttttgtttccaagACATTTTACATTAAAGGTAACTTTactcaactttttgagttgggtagataagaattcacctcaCCAGAATATCATGTCAATCTCTCAAAATCCATCATACCGTTGACCGCACCCACAAATTTAAGCAACACAAATTTATGTAAAACTCAAAATACAGTATCATAATACTACTCCCTACGAAATGAATCCTTACATCATTTTAAGCAACACAAATTAAagtaaaactcaaaaacaaattaaattaaaacaagtaacaaaattgtCCTGATAAACTTTGTTGTATCAGTACACATACTGCTCTAATTCACAATAAACAACCCCGATTTGTTTCCAACCCATTCTTCATGTGAGAGATATTATTTTATGTACAGACTCCAGACCTATCCCTTGTTCTATCTAATCAACCTtctttaaacaaatatattttctatacaaaaaattaataaagaaAAAAGGGTAAACAATGTAAAAAAGACCCTCTAATTTTTCAAGTACTTGATGATGGATAAGAAGAAAGCAATTGAGTAGGTACACAATGAGAATTCCTCCAACACTTTGCATGAAGTTTAAGAATCTCCCTTGCTTTCTCCTTAGCCTTATTTCCACTATCAACTTGAAGAACCAAACAAAGCTTAGCAACAACTCCTATTTGCAGCATTTCTTGAACAACTATATGTGTTGCAGAGAATCTTGCAACTGATAGAAGAATCCTCACTGCTCTATCATTAGCCATTGTTGAAATCCTCAAAATCTTTTTTGAAACAATTGCTAAACCACATCCATGGCTTAAAAGTTCATATCTTCCATCAGCACTTTGACATAACATCTCCAAAAGCACCAAAATCATCTCACATGGCTTCCTTTctttacaatcaagaagaagttcTATCAAAACTTGAACACAGCCAGATTCCACTGCTCTCATTCTATTTCTCCCAATTTCAACGAGCTGAATTAAAGTTTGTAGTGTTGCTTTCGACGCTTTTTTTGATATCTGATCTTTAAGAAGCTGAACTAGTTCGATGAAAAACTCGGTTTTTAGATTGGCTAGTTTTGATGGATCAGCAACCTTTGACATAGATTTCAACAAAAAAACTGCGTATGTTCTTGAATCATTATTACCCTTTTGCATTAATCTCAATAAAGAGTCTAAAAATTCTCCATTTTTGAAGTTCAGAAGAGTTTTCAAACCTTGTTCTGTTAAATGAAGATTGTAAAGGATGTTCACTGCTTCATCTTCTGCACCAATATTAAAGCCAAAAGCAAACCCTtccatatcatcatcatcatcaagaatggTAGTTTCAGTTAATTCTGTTGTTGAAGATAAAGATGAACAGCCTGTGCTGTTTTTTGTCACTATTGATGCTAAGAACTCTACAGCACCTGCAGATTCGATACACCGGCGATTCGTTTCGCTCTCGGAAGCTATTGTTTTGAGCTTTCTAAGAGATTGAATAAGCAAATGAGGTGAATCTGAAGAATCAGACGCTTCTTTAAGGTGTTTCTCTATAAGGGTTTTTGTTGTTGGAGGTTTTGGAGTTGGAATCCTTTCAACGCCATAAGAGGAGTTTAAGGTGCACCATGCTTGAATGAGTCTACGAAGAGTGTGGTTTGGTGTGAGAATAATGAGATTTTGATGATCATGTAAGAGTTGCTGTTTCGTGACAGGACATGTATTGTTTTGGGAAGAAAAGAGCCATTTTTCAATGGATTGTCTATCGTAGGTTATGCCAGTAGAGACAGTAACAGGATCGTTCATGAGTTGAAGTGAAATAGGGCATAGAAAAAATGGTGAAACATCGATCTCATGATTCATTGTTGTTGCCTTTTGGTGGAGAGTTGAGAAAATGGTTTGATTTGAGAGAGAGAAAGGTGatgatgttgttatttatagtttTCATATTCAAAGCGTGGGAAAGTCAATACACGGAATAACGAGGCTTTTTCATTTATAACAAAAAGGGAAAATTTGTGAGAGCTATGACTTTTCCAAGGGATCATGGGAAAGGTTAAGACCAAAGTTACCTAATGCATGAACTTGAACAAGACAAGGTTAAGTTCCCAGAGTGTATAAATATACCTAATCAGGTGCATGAACTTGAAAATGACAAATTTAAGTTTCCTAGTGTGAATTTTTAGAATACTTAACATTTGATAAATTGTTAATTTGGCCTAACACAACTATGTCTTTGTATTTGAGTTTGAAATCGACTATGCATAATAATGCTGACATGCAGGATTATACAATTGTAatctttaaaagaaaaaaaatagtaattcCTCCCCCATTATAATTTTTACAtagaaaaattacaaattttttcACGTCACATATTTACCCAAATTCGTTTTACTTCTAAGATTAGAGTTGttctaatgaaaaaaaaaactttaattaattttttttataagcaatattGATTATAAGGAATACAGGGGGTACTCAACCCAACAACAAGAAGCGACTGAAGAAAAATTACAACGAAGTCGCATGAATGCAAGTCAATGGATTGATTATCCAAAGCAATCTATTACAACAAGAAAACCCCTCAGTCCTAGAACAAAACCAATCTCAAACTAAAGATTTAGCCAACTCCACGATTTCTCTCAAACTAAAGATTTAGCCAACTCCACGATTTCCCGGACCCCTTTGAGACCGCCTTCA includes:
- the LOC131625032 gene encoding E3 ubiquitin-protein ligase PUB23-like, with protein sequence MNHEIDVSPFFLCPISLQLMNDPVTVSTGITYDRQSIEKWLFSSQNNTCPVTKQQLLHDHQNLIILTPNHTLRRLIQAWCTLNSSYGVERIPTPKPPTTKTLIEKHLKEASDSSDSPHLLIQSLRKLKTIASESETNRRCIESAGAVEFLASIVTKNSTGCSSLSSTTELTETTILDDDDDMEGFAFGFNIGAEDEAVNILYNLHLTEQGLKTLLNFKNGEFLDSLLRLMQKGNNDSRTYAVFLLKSMSKVADPSKLANLKTEFFIELVQLLKDQISKKASKATLQTLIQLVEIGRNRMRAVESGCVQVLIELLLDCKERKPCEMILVLLEMLCQSADGRYELLSHGCGLAIVSKKILRISTMANDRAVRILLSVARFSATHIVVQEMLQIGVVAKLCLVLQVDSGNKAKEKAREILKLHAKCWRNSHCVPTQLLSSYPSSST